A single Biomphalaria glabrata chromosome 2, xgBioGlab47.1, whole genome shotgun sequence DNA region contains:
- the LOC106055642 gene encoding DNA polymerase beta-like isoform X1, translated as MSKRKADESPNADLSEFLMELGNYEKNVNRALHKFNAYRKAAAALAKYPVRISSGAEAKKLDGIGEKIAKKIDEFLQTGKLQKLEEIRADDQSVAINELTKVTGIGPAAAQKLVKENIMSIEDLRKNPSMLNKHQRIGLEHFEDFQKKIPRSEMIEIQDFVKGQIHSLDKNYEVTVCGSFRRGAESSGDIDFLLSHKDFTSKSEKRQPSLLHSVVKKLEDVHFITDTLSLGDTKFMGVCRLLSKNETNQNLYRRIDIRLIPADQYYCALLYFTGSDVFNANMRSEAQKQGFILNEYAIRPVGSTGVAGEALPVTSEEDIFEYIGMTYVDPKDRIA; from the exons ATGAGTAAAAGGAAAGCAGATGAAAGCCCCAATGCTGATTTGAGTGAATTCCTTATGG AACTAGGAAACtatgaaaaaaatgtcaatcGAGCACTGCACAAGTTTAATGCTTATCGCAAAGCAGCTGCAGCCCTTGCAAAATATCCAGTTAGAATTTCAAGTGGAGCTGAGGCAAAGAAGCTT GATGGAATAGGAGAGAAGATTGCCAAGAAAATTGATGAATTTTTACAAACTGGTAAATTACAAAAGCTAGAAGAG aTACGAGCTGATGATCAGAGTGTGGCCATCAATGAGCTCACTAAAGTAACAGGTATTGG GCCTGCTGCAGCACAGAAGTTagtgaaagaaaatataatgtcTATTGAAG ATCTGAGAAAAAACCCGAGCATGTTAAATAAACATCAGAGAATTGGACTAGA ACATTTTGAAGATTTTCAAAAAAAGATCCCAAGATCAGAAATGATTGAGATTCag GATTTTGTTAAGGGTCAAATACACAGCTTGGATAAGAACTATGAAGTCACAGTGTGTGGGAGTTTTAGAAGAG GTGCAGAGAGCAGTGGTGACATAGACTTTTTGTTGAGTCACAAAGATTTCACATCTAAATCTGAAAAGAgg caGCCATCACTTCTTCATAGCGTGGTCAAGAAACTTGAAGATGTTCATTTCATCACAGATACTTTATCACTTGGAGATACCAAATTTATG ggtGTGTGTCGTCTGCTTTCTAAAAATGAGACTAATCAAAATTTATATCGAAGGATTGATATAAG ACTAATTCCTGCAGATCAGTACTACTGTGCACTGCTTTATTTTACTGGCTCAGATGTTTTTAATGCCAACATGAGATCAGAAGCACAGAAACAAGGATTCATCCTGAATGAATATGCTATAAGACCAGTTGGGAGTACTG GTGTTGCTGGAGAAGCTCTGCCAGTAACTAGTGAAGAAGACATCTTTGAATACATTGGAATGACGTATGTAGACCCCAAAGACAGAATTGCTTGA
- the LOC106055642 gene encoding DNA polymerase beta-like isoform X2 — MSKRKADESPNADLSEFLMELGNYEKNVNRALHKFNAYRKAAAALAKYPVRISSGAEAKKLDGIGEKIAKKIDEFLQTGKLQKLEEIRADDQSVAINELTKVTGIGPAAAQKLVKENIMSIEDLRKNPSMLNKHQRIGLEHFEDFQKKIPRSEMIEIQDFVKGQIHSLDKNYEVTVCGSFRRGAESSGDIDFLLSHKDFTSKSEKRPSLLHSVVKKLEDVHFITDTLSLGDTKFMGVCRLLSKNETNQNLYRRIDIRLIPADQYYCALLYFTGSDVFNANMRSEAQKQGFILNEYAIRPVGSTGVAGEALPVTSEEDIFEYIGMTYVDPKDRIA; from the exons ATGAGTAAAAGGAAAGCAGATGAAAGCCCCAATGCTGATTTGAGTGAATTCCTTATGG AACTAGGAAACtatgaaaaaaatgtcaatcGAGCACTGCACAAGTTTAATGCTTATCGCAAAGCAGCTGCAGCCCTTGCAAAATATCCAGTTAGAATTTCAAGTGGAGCTGAGGCAAAGAAGCTT GATGGAATAGGAGAGAAGATTGCCAAGAAAATTGATGAATTTTTACAAACTGGTAAATTACAAAAGCTAGAAGAG aTACGAGCTGATGATCAGAGTGTGGCCATCAATGAGCTCACTAAAGTAACAGGTATTGG GCCTGCTGCAGCACAGAAGTTagtgaaagaaaatataatgtcTATTGAAG ATCTGAGAAAAAACCCGAGCATGTTAAATAAACATCAGAGAATTGGACTAGA ACATTTTGAAGATTTTCAAAAAAAGATCCCAAGATCAGAAATGATTGAGATTCag GATTTTGTTAAGGGTCAAATACACAGCTTGGATAAGAACTATGAAGTCACAGTGTGTGGGAGTTTTAGAAGAG GTGCAGAGAGCAGTGGTGACATAGACTTTTTGTTGAGTCACAAAGATTTCACATCTAAATCTGAAAAGAgg CCATCACTTCTTCATAGCGTGGTCAAGAAACTTGAAGATGTTCATTTCATCACAGATACTTTATCACTTGGAGATACCAAATTTATG ggtGTGTGTCGTCTGCTTTCTAAAAATGAGACTAATCAAAATTTATATCGAAGGATTGATATAAG ACTAATTCCTGCAGATCAGTACTACTGTGCACTGCTTTATTTTACTGGCTCAGATGTTTTTAATGCCAACATGAGATCAGAAGCACAGAAACAAGGATTCATCCTGAATGAATATGCTATAAGACCAGTTGGGAGTACTG GTGTTGCTGGAGAAGCTCTGCCAGTAACTAGTGAAGAAGACATCTTTGAATACATTGGAATGACGTATGTAGACCCCAAAGACAGAATTGCTTGA